In Primulina huaijiensis isolate GDHJ02 unplaced genomic scaffold, ASM1229523v2 scaffold23605, whole genome shotgun sequence, the sequence tgggtcgagttgggtcgcgggttgacccgaaattttttttttttgaaaatattacatatatttttatatattgtatgtttgaacaaaatttattgtatatttatatgataaattttcatcatttaatatttatttgtatttttttaacaattgtttatttgatttaataaatatacttttaattttctacaattaaactttcaaatttaaatcgaaaattttgttattatgtgttNCCCAACCTCAAGAACTCTACTAATATTTATCGAGAACGAAAAAATATCGATAAATCCTACGTTATTTACTTTGTGTTTAActgtatatataaaaatacatcTAGAATAACAATATTAATATAACATGGCATGAGTCGATAAACAGTCACTAGGACTCTAGACTGGGGAAGTGGTTATAGCCTAGGTCGGGTGGTATGGGATAAATAGTGAATGAGTCGAGCAACGATCGAGACATGGAAGAAAATGGCccttcaaaaaatatattattagacTCGAAAATCTTAATTAAAGAGGATGGTCGTCCTATGGCTATCATATTTCAGTATTGTAATGCGAAATTTATTTCACACCCAACTTTTTAATAGAATTGTCATCCGACTTCTGTACTCTCAAAAAAAATCAACACCAGAGAGTATTTTTTTTGTCAACGATAATATTAAGACTATGTTTGAAAAATTACTTTAAAAgtgtttttattgtttataagtgaaaaaacttaaaatatatgttggataagatttttgtaaaatattttttaaatatatatatttttaagaaatgttATATTCCCTGTCACAACTTTAAGAaacgttatatttttattctcgaTTTTCCCTCTACATTTCCGAAACGGCGTTATCGAGTTCTGTTTTCTGGTTGTGACAAAAAATTTTTATACCCACGAGTTCTGTTTTCTGGTTGTGACAAAAAATTTTTATACCCACTCCATAGAAATTCGTCACTTTTTCAAAAGTTGGTGGTATATTCACAGctccataaaaaattataccATTTCATTTTTACGTAAATGTGCTAAAATCAACAATAAAAAAGTAGATAAAACTTTTCCATACATCCCCCCACCTGTGCCAAAATCATTCCTACGAGCAAACTATTTAAAAAGgattatatataattgtttgggtatttttaggtaaaaaatttattttttacataGATTAACctctttattatatatatagatacacaTATTTTTGTATGACGACCAAACTTGCtgtcaataattttttatccGTAAACTTTGAGCtaacataataatatataaatcacATTAGCTATAACCATACCAGCAGATAATGCACTTTTTTAAAAGTGGAAATGAGAAGAGAAAGGAAATGTAAAACAAAGTCGCTGTATTTTCACACATGACAAGAGAGTGTCAGGCATAGTGTCTTTTTAGGGAGTGTAGTGGGGAATTTGAATGAATCttttacctttttttaaaaaaaattgtttcctTTCAATTATTCTGAATTCTCATCAATAGGCCAGCCGAGTGGATCCCCTCAGCGGATGATATGATACGATGCGGTTGGAAATTTATACCCTcgttttagaaattaaaaagatattgaattttaatattaaaatgtaGTATTCTAACAATACACTAACTTTAGAGTGataaaaatttgatataaaatcataattGTGTGGGAGAATAATGTGAAAATTGGGtgtaaacatatatattttccgCGGCTCATTGATTGCATTTTAATCGGTGCAAGTATATTTTCAACTAATATAACAGATTTTGAAATCTTACAAAATGAAATCATTTGAAAGCATACAGATTATTCATCCAAATTCAACTTTTCCGTGTTAGGATTGGCTGACTAGACAGAAAAGTAGCTAATAGTTGGCGATCCAAAGAATCTGGTGTTGGTTGAGCGGAACGATTTCTCCAAAGAATCTGCTTCAATGGTACCATCTATGCCACCAGCTTGCTTTTGCACAAGACACATCAGAGACTCCACGATTTCGGACATTGGAGGCCTAAATTCCTGCTCAGCCTGATAATGCTCGTCTTGTTAACCTCAGttcttaaatattattttgatgtaatgCATTGGTGTCAAGAAATGTACCTGAATGCAAACGGAGACAATGTCAGCAAAACGCGAAAGAAATTTCGATGACATGGTTCGCTTAATGGAGGGATCGATCATCTCTCCTAAAGATGCGTTATCGTGAAGCCTGGACGAAGCCCATTTCACCAATGATTGTTCTGATCTTGATCTTGAACTGCATGATTTgtcaaatatcatttcaatggctTTTACCACAGATATTCACGTTTTAGTTATCCAGAATCTTAATAGCACTATAAACACTGTACTTGTCAAAAGGCCTCCTTCCTGCTAAAAGCTCTAAAAGCAACACTCCAAAGGCATACACATCAGCCTTTGTATCGTCAATTCCACTTTGAGCTTGTTCTGGTGCGATATAGCCACTATCAGAAATAGCCATTTCTGAAGCCTGTATGCAAATTTTATcttatatttagtttttatctCAACAAAACCTTACTACAggatgatgatattttgatatttaccTTGAGCTTTACGCTGTCGCTAGTCAGGGATCTCAGGATAGCCAGCCCACAATCACAAACATGGGGCGTAAGTGTTTCATCAAGTAAGATATTTGCAGCCTTTAAGTTGCTATGGGCAACGGATGGCACACAGGATGAATGCATGTAACTGATAATTCCACAGACAGAATTGTGATGAAAGAATCAAGGAACGGAAGATTACAAGGGAGTTTTGGTTATACAAGATGGGCTATGAGAAATGTCTTGGAAATACTCACTTCAATGCCTGAGCAATGCCGAGAGAGATTTGAAAACGTAGACCCCAAGATAATGGTTTGTATGTGATGCAGTGTAAAGCATCTTCAAGGGACAAATTCCTAATATATTTGTACACAAGGAGATGTTGGCCATGCTCCATACAGTATCCAAGAAGTGTCACGATGTTAGGGTGCTTCAATCTTGATGCATTTCGAATCACATCCAAGAAGTGTTCTTCTTCGACGATGGATAGAGACACCGTGTTAATGATTTTAACCGCCAAAATCTAATCCAATCGAACTGCTCATCAGAAAATTTCCATTTTTTGAGGTTTCAACATATATTCAACTTGAGTAACGTGAATCAAGTTCAGAGCTTTACCGTGCCATCTGGAAACTCGGCTCGGTAAACAGATCCAAGAGATCCCTCTCCAATAAGGTTTTCTCGACTGAAGCTGTTGGTCGCTACTTGGAGCTCTCCTAGACTGTAAACTTTTGCAGTAATAGGCATCTTTCTACCAGATAAACCTTTTCTCTTTGGCACTTTCATCATTTTAGTTCGAATAGGAGGCAGACGAGAGGGAGTAATCAAAGGGGAGGAGCTGAATCCTGATATATGTGGGCTGTCCTCTGCAGCCATAGACCACAAATCCGTGCCTAAAAACAAAAAACGAGAGGACAAAAACACATATATGACTTGGCCACTGCAGCGTTATGAAAACTAAATAACACAATAACTGATCACTGATATGGACAGAATCATATACAAAGTAGCAAATGGCAAATCCTGAGAAAGACCTTGGACGGTGCTAATAGCTCTATTTCTCGCGGAACCTTCACAGCTCCCCATCTCTCCAACTGCTTTCTCATGTGACCGATGATGGTGAATTACAACAAAAAGAGCTGCAAATACTGCAACGAGCGTGCATCCACAAACCAACATAACTATTCCGGATGGGCCTGGTCTTTTCTTGCTGTGGCCTGATGCTATATGAGTAGGATGGGTATCAAAAGCGGTTAAATTTGTTACTGGTGGACTGCTGATATTCTGTTCTGTGGGAATAACATCTGGAAAATTCCAGGGTGGATAGTTTGTTGCTTCGTCAAACTTGTTACCCCCTATCCTAAATATAGATGAGGGAACAGGGAAACAGAGAAGTCAGTTATACAGGAGAGGGAAATGAAGAAGCTTAGATAGATTGTGAATGGCCGACATAGCTTTACCATAAGTTGTGTATAGATTGAAACTTTTCTGGAATAATACCACTAAAATGGTTGTCTTCAATATTCCTAAAAAGAGAAATATGAGCGTAGAAACAAGTATAATAGATActaaattaatatgtttttatctAAAGGAACATACAAGTCATAAAGTGGGAGATTGGCCAAAAAAATTACTGATCCGGTAAAGTGATTTTCCTGCAAGAACCTGCAATATAATCTCTCAGTTACTAGGAAACTTATGGACCAGATATCTGCATTCCTTATCATTCCCAATCTAAACAAACAAGTCTCACAATCCTGTCAGGTTAGACAAAGATTTGAACGAGGTAGGGAGATCTCCAGTGAAGTTGTTGAATGACAAATCCCTGGTTTAAAAGCATATTTTTAGTCAAATGGAACGGGAATTATACTTAGGTTCAATACAAAGACAGTGAAAAAATAGCATACATTCCTCTGAGATTCTGTAGGCCACCAAATACATTTCCCAAAGGTCCAGATAGCGCGTTATGGCTCAAATTTCTGCgaggaaaattaaaatttagaagtTTTCTATAATTGCTAAACCAAATTACTGAAGCATATAAGTCACTTACAGATGCCTAAGATTTTTCATTAGATCCAAGGAGTACGGAATGCTTTGACCAAATTTATTTCCTGCCAAGTTTCTGCATCATTCATTGAGTTAAAGAAcataattattttggcaacagGGTTTACAGTTGAACTCGGTTCTTGGTATAAAGATCAAATTTGATTGTCTTACAGGTGTGTGAGATTAAGAGGTAAATCATAAGGTATTTCGCTCTCAATGTTATTTGAGCTGAGGTCCCTAATAACATGAAGTTCCCAACAAGGGAAAGGTTGGTAAGTACAACGATTCAATGTGACTAATGGCTGATTCAAGAACAAAGAATTCATCTAAGTACTTACAGCTGCTTCAGATTTCTCAGATTCGAGAGCTGAAACCCGAGATTCCCATTGAGGCCCAGTCCTTTAAGATCACTGCAAGTTTGGTGTGCACAAGTAGTTAGTTTTGAGCGTTTAACTTGATATCCTCTCATATGAGTAATGGTGATTACAGGTTGATTACGGACGACATAAAACATGAAACTCCAGTCCATAATTCGCCACAAGGGTCTCCGCCCTCTAATTTCCACCTTTGAAGCTGCACTGGACTGTTGAGGGACCTGTACAGATCTCGAAGAGCttgaactgcataaaataaGTCCGATAATCACTTCATTTCGAAGTTACTTGATCGAATATGTACCGTCCAaagaattcaaaaataattttaaaatctcaTCCTATACTTAACGCTTTTATCCTAAGTAGTCATACCAATTCAAGTACTTAAGGCTAGTCACTCTGAAGTTAAGGTCATATTGATATCTGATCAGGCCGGACATATTCTTGCAGAACTTATttgtatcataaaaaaaaattgaacgaGGACTCAAGCATTTCATAGAAAAAACTTACGGTACATATCAAGAATACATAATCTAAAGAATAGCCGATACAGAATGTGAAAACAAAAACCCGAATACCGTCAACTTCATCCGTGATTGCGAAGGCTTGTAACACGAGACTCGTCAAGGATACTATCGCAATCAGACACCACCACTGTTTAGCCATTCTTTTCTTAAGAAGAAATTACACAAAATAGATCTCGTCAGTCTCGCAATtagtaaaaataaaagttaacAACCCTGATTAAACTAGAAACACCAGATAAAGCTTGGCATAACGGAAGATGtgaaaatcaagaaaagtaTTTGGATACTGTTCTGTTGCAAGCTTCTATCACAAGACAAACTAATTACATGCACAAATCTTCATGATTGCTTCAATACGTTTCTATATTTCTGTGTGTTTGtttcatatatacatacataagtTTTGAAGTTATTTTGCGTGAAATAATGGTTATATTAAATGCAGCATACATGACACttgaaacaaacaaaaaacaaacacATACATGCAAGATGACACTAGCGTGATTGGTTGTTATCAAATGCAGGAAAATGATAGTTCGGAAGAAAGATAAGGATCCAAGAACTGGGAATCACGAGACGGAGGATATCTTTAACAAGAACAAAGACGATGGCCATGTCTGCGTGTGAAGGTGCATACATTTTCTGGGAATTTACAGAGAAATTAGGGTTTCGAAACTACCTGTGAGACAGAGAAGGATTTCACGAAGCGGGATTATTGTAGACTGGAAGAAGCTGAAGCTGAACAGTGTAGAAGAAGAAGCACTGAGTTTGGTGCAACGGTTTGAGTGGTTACAGGCGCGTGCGTGCCACGGGTTCGGTGCGTTGCTgtgctttgaattttttttaacaattctATTATATTTATCTCGATTTAATTCGCTCTTTACTTCGTATTTCaaaaaagaatatgattgatttagtaatttaaatttaaattttaaatagtaacTATGGTTCATACATTAGGTTTTGATTGTAAATCAATAAACCCAACAATGAAAAAAAGTCATATTAcattagacaaaaacttgtgtgagacggtctcacagattaagatctaTGAGACAGTCTCGCATGAGACTTACTCATTACATTAATAAActaatatgtttatgtgatatgatatttatattaataataaaaattatatattgtataaTTAACCCATAGAACAATATTTAATGTGTGTTCCGGAaaaagtatttttcaaaatattctgGTTCGATTTGCCTGGTTTCTGTGCAATAATTATGGTGGAGATTAGAAAATTAATTCGACTTGAGTTCCACAAATATTCCAAGTGTCGATGTTGTGCttgaaattatgaatttaattttaaaaaaataagaaatgaatttcaaatggttTTAGTAATTCTTGATTAAAGAAATTTTTCATTACCCATAAAAAATTGGAGAAATTTACAAAATAACTttgatcaattatttatttaaaaaaatgattttttaagtgtattttataCTTGGAAAgatcattttcgtaaataaataGTTGACCaaagttaaaaaacaaaattctcCCTCAAAATTAAACGAGATCTCAAGCAAAATTAAGAAGCTTGAATCCCTCACGAACAGCTTGATTGCTAAACCAAATCAACAttccattttatttataattcgATGGTGCCCTGCTATAGCATACGTGGGCCAAACTACGCACCGAAGTGTCAAGTTTCACACAAACAAAACATGAAGTTCGAACATCACAGAAATGCAAGAAACAGCGTTGTTGCTAGTTGATAACACAAGATTGCAGAATAATTAGAACTCGAGATCTCATATCGACCAGTTCACATGATGACCTGGTGAATCATAGCCCCTCGAGTGTTCCAGTTCATGGAACCGTTCTCCACCTTGTTGAGCCAGTCCCAGCTCTCCTGTATACTGATTATTAGAAGATTGATAAATTTGTCCTAATCCCAGATCCGGAGGCATCTCTTGCAGAGTGTCGCTAGCCTGATTACCCTTGAAACTCCACAATGGGCATGCATATTGGTCGATCGGCGGATGAACTGTTGGTGTGCAGATATTGGTACCAAGGAAGTTGTTAATCCCGAGATTCAGGGGTCTGGCGCTAGAGTTCCAGGGCTGATTTGACAGAAGAGAGAGAGCACTGCAAGAGTTCGAGGCTCCATCGAAACATACTTCAGAAGATACTCCAATGTTGACGGTATGGTTAGGGCTGGTTGTGGAACCCTGCAGCAGATCTGGT encodes:
- the LOC140967138 gene encoding protein STRUBBELIG-RECEPTOR FAMILY 2-like; this encodes MAKQWWCLIAIVSLTSLVLQAFAITDEVDVQALRDLYRSLNSPVQLQRWKLEGGDPCGELWTGVSCFMSSVINLDLKGLGLNGNLGFQLSNLRNLKQLDLSSNNIESEIPYDLPLNLTHLNLAGNKFGQSIPYSLDLMKNLRHLNLSHNALSGPLGNVFGGLQNLRGMDLSFNNFTGDLPTSFKSLSNLTGLFLQENHFTGSVIFLANLPLYDLNIEDNHFSGIIPEKFQSIHNLWIGGNKFDEATNYPPWNFPDVIPTEQNISSPPVTNLTAFDTHPTHIASGHSKKRPGPSGIVMLVCGCTLVAVFAALFVVIHHHRSHEKAVGEMGSCEGSARNRAISTVQGTDLWSMAAEDSPHISGFSSSPLITPSRLPPIRTKMMKVPKRKGLSGRKMPITAKVYSLGELQVATNSFSRENLIGEGSLGSVYRAEFPDGTILAVKIINTVSLSIVEEEHFLDVIRNASRLKHPNIVTLLGYCMEHGQHLLVYKYIRNLSLEDALHCITYKPLSWGLRFQISLGIAQALNYMHSSCVPSVAHSNLKAANILLDETLTPHVCDCGLAILRSLTSDSVKLKASEMAISDSGYIAPEQAQSGIDDTKADVYAFGVLLLELLAGRRPFDNSRSRSEQSLVKWASSRLHDNASLGEMIDPSIKRTMSSKFLSRFADIVSVCIQAEQEFRPPMSEIVESLMCLVQKQAGGIDGTIEADSLEKSFRSTNTRFFGSPTISYFSV